Proteins encoded in a region of the Caldisericia bacterium genome:
- a CDS encoding cation diffusion facilitator family transporter, with protein MSEQHRDLKERNLLIVISLNLFIFISEFLGGIFSKSLSLLSDSFHNLSDTLSIIISLIAIRFSKKENSYEFTFGGKRAEILASLINSIFLFFISFFLIKEAFSRIFKPQIINLNLMLMIAIIGFILNGVSVILLKSFSKENLNIKSSYLHLLMDTLSSVAVIVGGVLMMLFKIYWIDPILTFLIVFYIIKEGFEIFKKSIKILLEASPYGFDFDKLKIELEKIEGVSNLHHVHIWQLDDKNYLFEGHIKLKKDYPISKGDEIREKIEFILKDKFNINHSTIQIEYNGCCEKDLIKKKH; from the coding sequence GAGATTTAAAAGAGAGAAATTTATTAATCGTTATAAGTTTAAATTTATTTATTTTTATTTCTGAATTTTTAGGAGGAATTTTTTCAAAAAGTTTATCACTTCTCTCAGATTCATTTCATAATTTATCAGATACTTTATCAATAATTATTTCTCTTATTGCAATAAGGTTTTCGAAAAAAGAAAACTCTTATGAATTTACATTTGGAGGTAAAAGAGCAGAAATTCTAGCTTCTCTCATAAACTCGATTTTTCTTTTTTTTATTTCATTTTTTTTAATAAAAGAAGCCTTTTCAAGAATTTTTAAGCCTCAAATAATAAATTTAAATTTAATGTTAATGATTGCAATTATTGGTTTTATTTTAAATGGAGTTTCAGTAATACTTTTAAAGAGTTTTTCAAAAGAAAATTTAAATATAAAATCTTCATATCTTCATCTTTTAATGGATACATTATCTTCTGTTGCTGTTATTGTTGGTGGAGTTTTAATGATGTTGTTTAAAATTTATTGGATTGATCCAATATTAACATTTTTAATTGTTTTTTATATTATAAAAGAGGGTTTTGAAATTTTTAAAAAATCAATAAAAATTCTTCTTGAGGCTTCTCCTTATGGTTTCGATTTTGATAAATTAAAAATTGAATTAGAAAAAATTGAGGGGGTTTCAAACCTTCACCATGTTCATATATGGCAATTAGATGATAAAAACTATCTTTTTGAAGGTCATATAAAACTTAAAAAAGATTATCCTATTAGCAAAGGAGATGAAATTAGAGAAAAGATAGAATTTATTTTAAAAGATAAATTTAACATTAATCATTCAACTATACAAATTGAATATA